One window from the genome of Gambusia affinis linkage group LG14, SWU_Gaff_1.0, whole genome shotgun sequence encodes:
- the LOC122843641 gene encoding ras-related protein Rab-5A gives MASRGGASRPNGPNAGNKICQFKLVLLGESAVGKSSLVLRFVKGQFHEFQESTIGAAFLTQTVCLDDTTVKFEIWDTAGQERYHSLAPMYYRGAQAAIVVYDITNEESFARAKNWVKELQRQASPNIVIALSGNKADLASKRAVDFQDAQSYADDNSLLFMETSAKTSMNVNEIFMAIAKKLPKNEPQAPGANSGRTRGVDLTEAAQPAKAPCCST, from the exons ATGGCcagcagaggaggagcttcaagACCCAATGGACCCAATGCAGGAAACAAGATCTGTCAGTTCAAGCTGGTGCTGTTGGGAGAATCAGCCGTTGGGAAGTCCAGCTTAGTGCTTCGCTTTGTCAAGGGCCAGTTCCACGAATTCCAAGAAAGCACAATAGGAG CGGCGTTCCTCACCCAGACAGTGTGTCTAGATGACACGACAGTGAAGTTTGAAATCTGGGACACTGCAGGTCAGGAGCGGTACCACAGTTTGGCGCCCATGTATTATAGAGGAGCACAAGCCGCCATCGTGGTCTACGACATCACAAACGAG GAGTCCTTTGCGCGGGCAAAGAACTGGGTGAAGGAGCTACAGAGACAAGCTAGTCCTAATATAGTCATCGCTCTGTCAGGAAATAAAGCCGACCTGGCCTCCAAGAGAGCTGTGGATTTTCAG gATGCTCAATCATACGCAGATGACAACAGCCTACTTTTCATGGAGACATCAGCCAAGACATCTATGAATGTGAATGAGATATTTATGGCTATTG CAAAGAAATTGCCAAAAAATGAGCCTCAAGCTCCAGGCGCTAACAGCGGTCGGACCCGGGGAGTGGACCTGACAGAAGCTGCTCAGCCAGCCAAGGCTCCGTGTTGCTCTACCTAA
- the lrrc69 gene encoding leucine-rich repeat-containing protein 69 isoform X2: MAYSVVVRGTVYRAMCGNGNSLNLNSSGLKSVPEFVSRFPNLSVLLLCYNSISDLPTHFQSLCHLTELNLGNNALKEFPVVLSHLGSLRKLYLYRNKIDVVSPDAIGHLRNLVVLNLNHNNIQRLPPEIGRLRNLQHFTMLDNKLEELPDEVGCLKKLCTINLTFNNLSRLPQQLYSCKNLIQLYVARNRLTKLPEGITALVKLRVLDVAGNMLSIFPIEFHLLHLTELYCEENWLIKFIPVPLPPQPALLSLKVKLFLTAERPVVQQQLLYRVQGPLPHFMGGVCAIYQSEEGHEHEELSHYSSPVCPVFIQMLQRTRTLLLCR; the protein is encoded by the exons ATGGCCTACAGTGTAGTTGTTAGAGGAACCGTGTACAGAGCTATGTGTGGCAATGGAAACTCTTTAAATCTGAATTCAAGTGGGTTGAAGAGTGTTCCTGAGTTTGTTTCCAGATTCCCAAACCTCTCAGTCCTTCTGTTGTGCTACAACTCTATCTCTGACCTCCCAACCCACTTCCAGTCTCTATGTCAC CTAACAGAACTGAATTTGGGAAATAATGCCCTGAAGGAGTTTCCTGTAGTTCTGAGCCACCTGGGTTCACTGAGAAAACTCTACCTCTACCGCAACAAAATAGATGTGGTGTCACCTGATGCAATTG GTCACTTAAGAAACCTTGTTGTCCTCAATCTCAACCACAACAACATTCAAAGGTTACCACCAGAAATCGGCAG GCTGAGGAACCTTCAGCACTTCACTATGCTTGATAACAAGCTGGAGGAGCTTCCTGATGAAGTTGGTTGTCTTAAAAAGCTATGTACGATCAACCTTACCTTTAACAATCTCTCGAGGCTACCTCAGCAGCTGTACTCCTGCAAAAACCTCATCCAGCTGTACGTAGCCAGAAACAGGCTGACAAAACTACCAGAG GGAATAACGGCTCTTGTTAAACTTCGAGTTCTGGATGTGGCTGGGAACATGCTGTCCATATTTCCTATAGAG TTCCACCTGCTGCACCTGACGGAGCTGTACTGTGAGGAAAACTGGCTGATTAAATTTATACCGGTGCCGTTACCGCCGCAGCCTGCGCTCCTGTCACTCAAGGTCAAGCTATTCCTCAC AGCTGAAAGACCTGttgtccagcagcagctgttgtACAGAGTGCAAGGGCCCCTTCCTCACTTCATGGGTGGAGTGTGTGCAATTTATCAATCTGAAGAAG GACATGAACATGAAGAGTTGTCTCACTATTCCAGTCCGGTCTGTCCTGTGTTCATACAAATGCTTCAGAGAACAAGGACCCTGCTACTATGCCGTTGA
- the lrrc69 gene encoding leucine-rich repeat-containing protein 69 isoform X1: MAYSVVVRGTVYRAMCGNGNSLNLNSSGLKSVPEFVSRFPNLSVLLLCYNSISDLPTHFQSLCHLTELNLGNNALKEFPVVLSHLGSLRKLYLYRNKIDVVSPDAIGHLRNLVVLNLNHNNIQRLPPEIGRLRNLQHFTMLDNKLEELPDEVGCLKKLCTINLTFNNLSRLPQQLYSCKNLIQLYVARNRLTKLPEGITALVKLRVLDVAGNMLSIFPIEFHLLHLTELYCEENWLIKFIPVPLPPQPALLSLKELAARFVLLEVRKQFSLINLSLPHYPELKDLLSSSSCCTECKGPFLTSWVECVQFINLKKDMNMKSCLTIPVRSVLCSYKCFREQGPCYYAVETK; this comes from the exons ATGGCCTACAGTGTAGTTGTTAGAGGAACCGTGTACAGAGCTATGTGTGGCAATGGAAACTCTTTAAATCTGAATTCAAGTGGGTTGAAGAGTGTTCCTGAGTTTGTTTCCAGATTCCCAAACCTCTCAGTCCTTCTGTTGTGCTACAACTCTATCTCTGACCTCCCAACCCACTTCCAGTCTCTATGTCAC CTAACAGAACTGAATTTGGGAAATAATGCCCTGAAGGAGTTTCCTGTAGTTCTGAGCCACCTGGGTTCACTGAGAAAACTCTACCTCTACCGCAACAAAATAGATGTGGTGTCACCTGATGCAATTG GTCACTTAAGAAACCTTGTTGTCCTCAATCTCAACCACAACAACATTCAAAGGTTACCACCAGAAATCGGCAG GCTGAGGAACCTTCAGCACTTCACTATGCTTGATAACAAGCTGGAGGAGCTTCCTGATGAAGTTGGTTGTCTTAAAAAGCTATGTACGATCAACCTTACCTTTAACAATCTCTCGAGGCTACCTCAGCAGCTGTACTCCTGCAAAAACCTCATCCAGCTGTACGTAGCCAGAAACAGGCTGACAAAACTACCAGAG GGAATAACGGCTCTTGTTAAACTTCGAGTTCTGGATGTGGCTGGGAACATGCTGTCCATATTTCCTATAGAG TTCCACCTGCTGCACCTGACGGAGCTGTACTGTGAGGAAAACTGGCTGATTAAATTTATACCGGTGCCGTTACCGCCGCAGCCTGCGCTCCTGTCACTCAAG GAGCTGGCTGCCAGGTTTGTTTTGTTAGAAGTCAGAAAGCAGTTCTCTCTGATCAACCTGAGTCTTCCTCACTACCCAGAGCTGAAAGACCTGttgtccagcagcagctgttgtACAGAGTGCAAGGGCCCCTTCCTCACTTCATGGGTGGAGTGTGTGCAATTTATCAATCTGAAGAAG GACATGAACATGAAGAGTTGTCTCACTATTCCAGTCCGGTCTGTCCTGTGTTCATACAAATGCTTCAGAGAACAAGGACCCTGCTACTATGCCGTTGAGACGAAATAA
- the kat2b gene encoding histone acetyltransferase KAT2B isoform X1, with product MADSVGIQQGSPAVGAAGLVPAAPGAAGTEGSSAAGGSARIAAKKAQLRSSPRPKKLEKLGVYSSCKAEGACKCNGWKSQNPPPTPPQTDQQSNTVNLQEPCRSCSHTLGDHVTHLENVSEEEMNRLLGIVLDVEYLYTCVHKEEDADTKQVYFSLFKLLRKSILQMGKPMLEAQESPPFEKPSIEQGVNNFVQYKFSHLPSKERQTIMELAKMFLNQINYWQLETPSQRRQRVPSDDVVGYKVNYTRWLCYCNVPQFCDSLPRYETTQIFGRTLLRSVFTVMRKQLLEQARQEKDKLPPEKRTLILTHFPKFLSMLEEEVYSHSSPIWSQDFLVGATGGQIPVHTVISAPPVARPIYYSTSPVSVDPSTCGSVSPARKPASVLESNPGFTVGEKRKASEPLHHEENKRPRVVGDIPMDLINEVMATISDPATIPETSLLSAHSARDEAARLEERRGVIEFHVIGNSLNQKPNKRILMWLVGLQNVFSHQLPRMPKEYITRLVFDPKHKTLSLIKDGRVIGGICFRMFPSQGFTEIVFCAVTSNEQVKGYGTHLMNHLKEYHIKHEILNFLTYADEYAIGYFKKQGFSKDIKVPKAKYVGYIKDYEGATLMGCELNPSIPYTEFSVIIKKQKEIIKKLIERKQAQIRKVYPGLSCFKDGVRQIPIESIPGIRETGWKPAGKGKELKDPDQLYSTLKTILQHVKNHQNAWPFMEPVKKTEAPGYYQVIRFPMDLKTMSERLKSRYYTTRKLFMADMQRIFTNCREYNAPESEYYKCANILEKFFYTKIKEAGLIEK from the exons ATGGCCGACAGCGTGGGGATTCAACAAGGTTCGCCGGCCGTCGGAGCCGCGGGCCTGGTTCCGGCCGCTCCCGGAGCCGCGGGGACGGAGGGCTCCAGCGCCGCTGGAGGATCTGCACGTATAGCCGCGAAGAAGGCGCAACTCCGCTCCTCACCACGGCCgaagaaactggaaaaactcGGGGTGTATTCATCCTGTAAA GCTGAAGGAGCTTGTAAATGTAATGGCTGGAAAAGTCAGAACCCGCCTCCGACACCTCCTCAAACTGACCAGCAATCCAACACAGTAAACTTGCAGGAACCTTGTCGGAGCTGTTCTCACACGTTAg GTGATCACGTGACCcatcttgaaaatgtttcagaggAGGAAATGAACAGACTACTAGGTATTGTTTTGGATGTGGAGTATCTCTACACCTGTGTTCACAAGGAGGAGGATGCTGACACCAAACAAGTCTACTTCTCCCTCTTCAAA CTGTTGAGAAAATCTATCCTACAGATGGGTAAGCCGATGTTAGAGGCACAAGAGAGTCCGCCGTTTGAAAAGCCCAGCATTGAGCAG GGAGTGAATAATTTCGTCCAGTACAAATTCAGCCACCTACCGTCAAAGGAACGACAAACTATCATGGAGCTGGCCAAGATGTTCCTGAATCAGATCAACTACTGGCAGCTGGAAACTCCCTCTCAGAGACGCCAAAGGGTGCCCAGTGACGACGTGGTTGGATACAAAGTCAACTACACCAG ATGGCTCTGCTACTGCAATGTGCCGCAGTTCTGCGACAGCTTACCACGCTACGAGACCACGCAGATCTTCGGCCGGACGTTGCTGCGCTCCGTGTTCACTGTGATGAGAAAGCAGCTGCTGGAGCAGGCCAGACAGGAGAAGGACAAGCTTCCTCCCGAGAAACGCACTCTCATTCTCACACACTTTCCCAA ATTCCTCTCCATGTTGGAAGAGGAAGTTTACAGTCACAGCTCTCCCATCTGGAGCCAAGATTTCTTGGTGGGAGCAACAGGAGGACAGATTCCTGTCCACACAG TGATAAGTGCTCCCCCAGTCGCCAGGCCCATATACTACAGCACCAGTCCCGTGTCAGTGGACCCGTCCACTTGTGGAAGTGTGAGCCCTGCCAGGAAACCTGCCTCTGTTCTGGAGTCAAACCCAG GTTTCACAGTAGGAGAAAAGCGAAAAGCCTCAGAGCCGCTTCACCATGAAGAGAACAAGAGACCCAGGGTGGTAGGGGACATCCCCATGGACCTCATCAATGAAGTCATGGCAACCATCAGTGACCCTGCCACCATTCCAGAG ACGAGTCTGCTGTCTGCTCATTCTGCCCGCGATGAAGCCGCCCGCCTCGAAGAGCGGAGAGGAGTTATCGAATTCCACGTCATCGGGAACTCGCTCAATCAGAAGCCCAACAAGCGGATCCTGATGTGGCTCGTTGGCCTTCAGAACGTCTTCTCCCACCAGCTTCCCCGGATGCCCAAAGAATACATAACCCGACTGGTCTTTGACCC GAAACATAAAACGCTGTCTTTGATAAAAGATGGCCGGGTCATTGGAGGGATCTGTTTCAGGATGTTCCCATCGCAGGGCTTCACAGAGATTGTATTTTGTGCCGTCACATCCAATGAGCAAGTCAAG GGTTATGGGACCCATTTAATGAACCACCTAAAGGAATATCACATAAAACACGAAATACTCAACTTCCTCACTTATGCTGACGAGTACGCAATTGGGTACTTCAAGAAACAG GGTTTTTCAAAGGACATTAAGGTCCCCAAAGCCAAGTACGTGGGCTACATCAAGGACTACGAGGGAGCCACGCTGATGGGATGTGAACTCAACCCTAGCATCCCCTACACAGAGTTCTCCGTTATCATCAAGAAGCAGAAGGAG ATCATCAAGAAGCTGATAGAAAGGAAGCAGGCCCAGATCCGAAAGGTCTACCCGGGGCTGTCCTGTTTTAAGGATGGGGTCCGGCAGATTCCCATTGAGAGCATTCCCGGCATAC GTGAAACTGGCTGGAAGCCTGCAGGAAAGGG GAAGGAATTGAAGGACCCTGACCAACTTTACAGCACATTGAAAACCATCCTGCAGCATGTGAAG aatCATCAGAACGCCTGGCCTTTCATGGAGCCTGTGAAGAAAACGGAAGCACCTGGCTACTACCAAGTCATTCGTTTCCCGATGG ACCTGAAGACGATGAGCGAGCGCCTGAAGAGCAGGTACTACACGACGCGGAAGCTTTTCATGGCCGACATGCAGCGCATCTTCACCAACTGCCGCGAATACAACGCTCCGGAGAGCGAGTACTACAAGTGTGCCAACATACTGGAGAAATTCTTCTACACCAAGATCAAAGAGGCAGGCCTCATCGAAAAGTAG
- the kat2b gene encoding histone acetyltransferase KAT2B isoform X2, translated as MADSVGIQQGSPAVGAAGLVPAAPGAAGTEGSSAAGGSARIAAKKAQLRSSPRPKKLEKLGVYSSCKAEGACKCNGWKSQNPPPTPPQTDQQSNTVNLQEPCRSCSHTLGDHVTHLENVSEEEMNRLLGIVLDVEYLYTCVHKEEDADTKQVYFSLFKLLRKSILQMGKPMLEAQESPPFEKPSIEQGVNNFVQYKFSHLPSKERQTIMELAKMFLNQINYWQLETPSQRRQRVPSDDVVGYKVNYTRWLCYCNVPQFCDSLPRYETTQIFGRTLLRSVFTVMRKQLLEQARQEKDKLPPEKRTLILTHFPKFLSMLEEEVYSHSSPIWSQDFLVGATGGQIPVHTVISAPPVARPIYYSTSPVSVDPSTCGSVSPARKPASVLESNPVGEKRKASEPLHHEENKRPRVVGDIPMDLINEVMATISDPATIPETSLLSAHSARDEAARLEERRGVIEFHVIGNSLNQKPNKRILMWLVGLQNVFSHQLPRMPKEYITRLVFDPKHKTLSLIKDGRVIGGICFRMFPSQGFTEIVFCAVTSNEQVKGYGTHLMNHLKEYHIKHEILNFLTYADEYAIGYFKKQGFSKDIKVPKAKYVGYIKDYEGATLMGCELNPSIPYTEFSVIIKKQKEIIKKLIERKQAQIRKVYPGLSCFKDGVRQIPIESIPGIRETGWKPAGKGKELKDPDQLYSTLKTILQHVKNHQNAWPFMEPVKKTEAPGYYQVIRFPMDLKTMSERLKSRYYTTRKLFMADMQRIFTNCREYNAPESEYYKCANILEKFFYTKIKEAGLIEK; from the exons ATGGCCGACAGCGTGGGGATTCAACAAGGTTCGCCGGCCGTCGGAGCCGCGGGCCTGGTTCCGGCCGCTCCCGGAGCCGCGGGGACGGAGGGCTCCAGCGCCGCTGGAGGATCTGCACGTATAGCCGCGAAGAAGGCGCAACTCCGCTCCTCACCACGGCCgaagaaactggaaaaactcGGGGTGTATTCATCCTGTAAA GCTGAAGGAGCTTGTAAATGTAATGGCTGGAAAAGTCAGAACCCGCCTCCGACACCTCCTCAAACTGACCAGCAATCCAACACAGTAAACTTGCAGGAACCTTGTCGGAGCTGTTCTCACACGTTAg GTGATCACGTGACCcatcttgaaaatgtttcagaggAGGAAATGAACAGACTACTAGGTATTGTTTTGGATGTGGAGTATCTCTACACCTGTGTTCACAAGGAGGAGGATGCTGACACCAAACAAGTCTACTTCTCCCTCTTCAAA CTGTTGAGAAAATCTATCCTACAGATGGGTAAGCCGATGTTAGAGGCACAAGAGAGTCCGCCGTTTGAAAAGCCCAGCATTGAGCAG GGAGTGAATAATTTCGTCCAGTACAAATTCAGCCACCTACCGTCAAAGGAACGACAAACTATCATGGAGCTGGCCAAGATGTTCCTGAATCAGATCAACTACTGGCAGCTGGAAACTCCCTCTCAGAGACGCCAAAGGGTGCCCAGTGACGACGTGGTTGGATACAAAGTCAACTACACCAG ATGGCTCTGCTACTGCAATGTGCCGCAGTTCTGCGACAGCTTACCACGCTACGAGACCACGCAGATCTTCGGCCGGACGTTGCTGCGCTCCGTGTTCACTGTGATGAGAAAGCAGCTGCTGGAGCAGGCCAGACAGGAGAAGGACAAGCTTCCTCCCGAGAAACGCACTCTCATTCTCACACACTTTCCCAA ATTCCTCTCCATGTTGGAAGAGGAAGTTTACAGTCACAGCTCTCCCATCTGGAGCCAAGATTTCTTGGTGGGAGCAACAGGAGGACAGATTCCTGTCCACACAG TGATAAGTGCTCCCCCAGTCGCCAGGCCCATATACTACAGCACCAGTCCCGTGTCAGTGGACCCGTCCACTTGTGGAAGTGTGAGCCCTGCCAGGAAACCTGCCTCTGTTCTGGAGTCAAACCCAG TAGGAGAAAAGCGAAAAGCCTCAGAGCCGCTTCACCATGAAGAGAACAAGAGACCCAGGGTGGTAGGGGACATCCCCATGGACCTCATCAATGAAGTCATGGCAACCATCAGTGACCCTGCCACCATTCCAGAG ACGAGTCTGCTGTCTGCTCATTCTGCCCGCGATGAAGCCGCCCGCCTCGAAGAGCGGAGAGGAGTTATCGAATTCCACGTCATCGGGAACTCGCTCAATCAGAAGCCCAACAAGCGGATCCTGATGTGGCTCGTTGGCCTTCAGAACGTCTTCTCCCACCAGCTTCCCCGGATGCCCAAAGAATACATAACCCGACTGGTCTTTGACCC GAAACATAAAACGCTGTCTTTGATAAAAGATGGCCGGGTCATTGGAGGGATCTGTTTCAGGATGTTCCCATCGCAGGGCTTCACAGAGATTGTATTTTGTGCCGTCACATCCAATGAGCAAGTCAAG GGTTATGGGACCCATTTAATGAACCACCTAAAGGAATATCACATAAAACACGAAATACTCAACTTCCTCACTTATGCTGACGAGTACGCAATTGGGTACTTCAAGAAACAG GGTTTTTCAAAGGACATTAAGGTCCCCAAAGCCAAGTACGTGGGCTACATCAAGGACTACGAGGGAGCCACGCTGATGGGATGTGAACTCAACCCTAGCATCCCCTACACAGAGTTCTCCGTTATCATCAAGAAGCAGAAGGAG ATCATCAAGAAGCTGATAGAAAGGAAGCAGGCCCAGATCCGAAAGGTCTACCCGGGGCTGTCCTGTTTTAAGGATGGGGTCCGGCAGATTCCCATTGAGAGCATTCCCGGCATAC GTGAAACTGGCTGGAAGCCTGCAGGAAAGGG GAAGGAATTGAAGGACCCTGACCAACTTTACAGCACATTGAAAACCATCCTGCAGCATGTGAAG aatCATCAGAACGCCTGGCCTTTCATGGAGCCTGTGAAGAAAACGGAAGCACCTGGCTACTACCAAGTCATTCGTTTCCCGATGG ACCTGAAGACGATGAGCGAGCGCCTGAAGAGCAGGTACTACACGACGCGGAAGCTTTTCATGGCCGACATGCAGCGCATCTTCACCAACTGCCGCGAATACAACGCTCCGGAGAGCGAGTACTACAAGTGTGCCAACATACTGGAGAAATTCTTCTACACCAAGATCAAAGAGGCAGGCCTCATCGAAAAGTAG
- the otud6b gene encoding deubiquitinase OTUD6B, with product MEEETPEELLIKRHRKEKKDLQAKIQGMKNSVPKNDKKRRKQLTEEIAKLESDLSQKHEEELKQLKSNAETKVEEVVNGVETIKLEGGEQEETKQPRVTKAQKRRDKKAAQEKERESRIAEAEVQNLQGVRHQEGLKLAQKLAQQQLQIKEISSDGHCMYRAIEDQLAQRLKSGLKMSVKELRSRTAEHMRNHADDFLPFLTNPNTGDMFTTDEFEKYCSDVEHTAAWGGQLELRALTQVLNLPIEVIQADSPTIRIGEEYDGEVITLVYMRHAYGLGEHYNSVERLKDSTGAEDN from the exons ATGGAGGAGGAGACACCAGAGGAGCTGCTGATTAAGCGGCACCGTAAAGAGAAGAAAGACCTACAGG CAAAGATCCAGGGTATGAAAAACTCCGTCCCTAAAAACgacaagaagaggagaaaacagcTGACGGAGGAAATAGCAAAGTTAGAGTCGGATCTCAGTCAGAAGCATGAGGAGGAACTCAAGCAGCTGAAGTCTAATGCTGAAACAAAG GTGGAGGAGGTGGTGAACGGTGTGGAGACCATAAAGCTGGAAGGCGGAGAACAAGAAGAAACCAAACAACCACGAGTAACTAAAGCACAGAAGAGAAGG GACAAGAAGGCTGCacaggagaaggagagagaaagcAGGATAGCAGAGGCAGAGGTGCAGAACCTGCAGGGCGTGAGGCACCAGGAGGGTTTAAAGCTAGCTCAGAAACTGGCCCAGCAACAGCTTCAGATAAAGGAGATTTCATCTGATGGACACTGCATGTACCGTGCCATTGAAGACCAGCTAGCACAGCGATTAAAG TCGGGGTTAAAGATGAGTGTGAAGGAGCTCCGATCCCGCACTGCTGAGCACATGAGAAACCATGCTGACGACTTTCTGCCTTTCCTCACTAACCCCAACACTGGGGACATGTTCACAACAG aCGAGTTTGAGAAATACTGCAGCGATGTGGAGCACACAGCAGCTTGGGGCGGCCAGCTGGAA CTCCGAGCTTTGACTCAGGTGCTAAATTTGCCAATAGAAGTGATCCAGGCCGACTCGCCGACAATCAGGATTGGGGAGGAATATGATGGTGAAGTCATCACTCTTGT ATATATGCGTCATGCCTATGGTCTAGGCGAGCACTACAACAGTGTGGAGCGGTTAAAGGATTCGACTGGTGCTGAAGACAACTGA